The following nucleotide sequence is from Pirellulales bacterium.
AAATTCGCCGTTCAATTGGCCGACATACGTCGCTCGGTCAAAGCCCTGCCGATATCCTGGACAAAATGGACTCGACACCAGCGGAAATTGACGCCACGCCCCATGCCAACGGACGCCAACCCGTTTTTGAAGCGTATGGCGTGACGAAGACGTACCACATGGGCGAAGTGGATGTGCATGCCTTGCGGGGCATCGATCTGATGCTCTACGAGGGGGAGTTTGTGGTCTTTCTGGGGCCCTCGGGGAGCGGAAAATCGACGCTGCTCAATATCCTGGGGGGCCTCGACGTACCAAGCTCTGGCGTTGTGAAGTACCACGACAACGACCTGACCGCGGCTGACGACAAGGAGTTGACCGCTTACCGCCGCAATCATGTCGGATTCGTGTTTCAGTTCTACAACCTGATTCCAAGTCTGACGGCGCGGGAAAACGTGGAACTGGTCACCGACATCTCGCGCGACCCGATGCCCAGCGCCGAAGCGCTGCGATTGGTGGGGCTGGGTGAGCGGATGAACCATTTTCCCGCGCAGATGTCTGGTGGGGAACAGCAACGGGTGGCGATCGCCCGGGCGGTGGCCAAGCGCCCGGCGGTGCTGTTGTGCGACGAGCCGACGGGCGCGTTGGATATTCAAACCGGCATTGTGGTGCTGGAAGTGATTGACCGGGTGAACCGCGAACTGGGGACCACCACCGCGGTGATCACGCACAATCAGGCGATCGCCGACATGGCCGATCGCGTGATTCATCTGGCCGATGGCCGCATCACGGGCATCGACGAGAATCCGCGCAAACTTGCGCCGCACGAGTTGAAGTGGTGACCGCCCATGCGCAAGCTCGATCGCAAAATGCTCCGCGACCTTTGGAACATGAAAGAGCAGGCGGTCGCGATTTCGCTGGTGATTAGCTGCGGTGTGGCGACCTTTGTGATGGCGCTGTCCACCCTGTCGTCGCTGCAATTGACGCAGCAGACCTATTACGACCGCTTTCGCTTCGCCGACGTCTTCACTCAACTCAAGCGAGCGCCGCTTTCGTTGGCCGATCGAATCGCGGAGATACCGGGCGTGTCGCGGGTCGACCCGCGAATTGTGATGGATGTGACGCTTGACGTACAGGGCTTGGCCGAGCCGGCGGTAGGCCGGTTGATCTCCGTGCCAGAGACGCATGAGCCCGACCTGAACGCCATCTATCTGCGACGCGGCAGATATATTCAGCCCGGACACAGCGAGGAGGTGCTGGTCAGCGAGGGGTTTGCCGACGCTCACGGGTTTGAGTTGGGGGACTCGGTGGCGGCGATCATCAACCGCCGCAAAAAGATGCTCAAGATCGTCGGCATCGCACTGTCTCCGGAATACATCTACCAGATTCGCGCGGGGGGGCTGATTCCGGACGACAAGCGGTTTGGCGTGTTCTGGATGGGGCGCCGCCCGCTGGAAGCGGCGTTCGACATGGACGGCGCGTTCAACAGCCTGTCGCTGCTACTGATGCCGGGCGCGAATGGCGAAGAAGTGTTGCGCCGGCTCGACCTGTTGACCGAGCCATACGGCGGGACGGGCGCCTATCTGCGCAAAGATCAGGTGTCGCATCAGTTATTGACGAACGAGATGGATCAACTACGGGCGATGAGCCTGATTGCCCCGAGCATCTTTTTGTCGGTGGCGGCCTTCTTGTTGAATGTGGTCGTGGCGCGGATCATCGTTGCCCAGCGCGAGCAGATCGCCGCGCTTAAGGCATTTGGTTATACGAATGTCGACATCGGGCTGCACTATATCAAGATGGTGCTGCTGATCACTGTGGTGGGAGACGTGTTGGGGGTGGCGCTGGGGACCTGGATCGGGCGCTCGCTGACGGGGATCTATGCTCGCTTTTATCATTTTCCGGTGCTGACGTTTCAATTGAATCCGGACATTGTGATGCTGGCCTTGTTCATCAGCGGCGGCGCCGCGGTGATTGGCAGCATTGGCTCGGTGCGCCGCGCGGTAAAACTACCCCCCGCGGAGGCGATGCGTCCGGAACCGCCGGCGAATTTCCGCGCGACACTGCTGGAACGGATGGGCCTGACGGCGCTGTTGAGCCCCTCGATGCGGATGATCTTGCGGCACTTGGAACGGCAGCCGATCAAGTCGGCGCTGTCGTCGGTGGGGATTTCGATGGCGCTGTCCGTGTTGATTTTGGGGTCGTTTTCGATCGACGCCTTGGACTACATCATCGACGTGCAATACAACTTCGCGCAGCGGTACGACGTGGACGTGGCTTTCTATCAACCGCGGCCGGCGCGGGCGTTGCACGAACTGGAGCAATTGCCGGGCGTGATGCGAACCGAACCTTATCGGGCCGTGCCGGTGCGGCTGCGATTGGGACATCGGTCGCGGCGCGTGGCGATTGCCGGATACGTGCCGAATGCAGAACTGCAGCGGCCCATCGACGAGAACGTGCAACCGATTCATCTGCCCAAGCAGGGGTTGGCGCTGGGCGTCAAACTGGCGGAGCTTTTGGACGCGCGGCTGGGGGACGTTGTGACCGTGGAGGTGATGGAAGGCAATCGGCAGGTGCGGCACGTGCCGGTGTCGGCGATCGTGTCGGAGTTTATAGGCGCCGGCGCCTATATGGATATTCACGCGCTCAACCGGCTACTGCAGGAGGGAGCGACCATCAGCGGCGGCTATCTGATGACCGACGCGGCCAAGGTCGATGCGTTGTACGACACGCTCAAGCACACGCCGGACGTGGCGGCCGTGAACGTGCGCGAAGTGTCGATCAACAACTTCAAAAAGACCATCGCGGAGAACATGCTGCGGATGCGACTGTTCAACGTGGCGTTCGCCACGATCATCGCTTGCGGGGTGGTGTACAATAGCGCCCGCATCGCGCTGGCCGAGCGCAGCCGAGAATTAGCGAGCCTGCGCGTGTTGGGGTTCACGCGGGGCGAGATATCGACCATCTTGCTCGGCGAACTGGCGGTGTTGACGCTGGCGGCGATCCCGTTGGGGATGGCGCTGGGCACCGGCTTCGCCTGGTTTCTGACCAGCCGGCTGGACACTGACCTGTTCCGCATTCCGCTGGTGATTGATCCGCAGACCTTCGCGTTTGCCGTGATCGTGGTGCTGGCGGCGGCGATCGCCTCGGGCCTGGTAGTGCGGCGCAAGTTGGATCATTTGGATCTGGTGGCGGTGCTCAAGAGTCGAGAATAGAAACGGCGTAGAGCGAGCTTTATGCGACGACTGATTCCGATTGTAGTGGCCTTGGCGATCGCGGCGGCGATCGCGTATGCGTTTTGGCCCAAACCGCTGCCGGTCGATTTTGAGCCCGTGAGCGCGGGGCCGATGACGGTCACGGTGGATGAAGAGGGCAAGACGCGAATCAAAGAGCGCTATATTGTTTCGGCGCCGCTCGGCGGACAGTTGCAACGCATTGAGCTTGATCCGGGCGATCCCGTGAAAACGGGCGAAACGCTGCTGGCGGTGATTGAGCCGACCGATCCGGCGCTATTGGACTCGCGCACGATCGCCGAGACCGAAGCCCGCGTGAAAGCGTCTGAGGCAAACGTGCAACAATCGAACACGGCGGTGGAGCGTGCCCGAGTGGCGCTGGAGTTTGCGCAGAACGACTTGCAGCGAACCCAAAAACTGCGCGAACGACAGCAAGCGACGCTGGAAGAGCTAGAGAACGCCGACATGCTGCTGCGCACCCGCCGGGAGGATTTGCAGGCGGCGGAATTTGCCGTGCAGATCGCTAAGTTTGAGTTGGAACAAGCCCAGGCCGCTTTGGTGCGCACCAAGCCGGGGCCCCGTTCGCCGGGGGAAACGACCAATGTGGCGATCAACTCGCCGATCACCGGCACCGTGCTGCGCGTACTTCAAGAGAGCGCCACGGTGGTGACGCCGGGAGTGCAACTCATTGAGTTAGGCGACCCGCGCGAGTTGGAGGTGGAGGTCGATGTGCTGTCGAGCGACGCCGTGAAAATCGATCCTGGCGACCATGTGTGGCTGGAGCACTGGGGAGGCGATCGTCCGTTGGCAGGACGTGTGCGGCGTGTTGACCCGGCGGGCTTCACCAAGGTGTCGGCGCTGGGGGTGGAAGAGCAGCGCGTGAACGTGATCATCGACTTCGATGACCAATACGAGAACCGGCAATCGCTGGGAGACGCCTACCGCGTGGAGGCGAAGATCGTCGTTTGGGAAGAGCCGCAGGTGCTGCGCGTGCCCGCCAGTGCGCTGTTTCGAGTGGGCGAAGATTGGGCCGTGTATCGCGTGAACGACACGCGCGCCCATCTGACTAAGATCGAAGTCGGGCAAACCAACGCGCTGTATGCGCAGGTGCTGTCGGGCTTGAAGGCGGGGGACACGGTGATTTCGCACCCCAGCGACAAAATCAACGACGGCGTGCGAGTCGTCAAACGCTAGTTGACGCTGGATTGCGCTTACGCGTTCTTGACGCTCGGGGGGACGCCGTTGGGCGTTTCGTCGCTGGCGATGTCAAACCACTCTTTCTTGAATTCGATCAAGCGGCGCTCGGCCATGGCCTGGTTGCTGACCAGCGCGATGATCGCGTCGGCCATGGCCACCTCGGGCTTGCACTTGGGTTGGTTTTCGGCGGACGGATTGCGAATGCACCAGGCCCAGTGCTCGATCTCCTCGGTGTAGCCGCGGCTGACAGGGCCGCTTTCGAGCGCTTGTTTGCCGACCGCCGCCGCCGGGCCGCCGCCGCTATCAGTAGTGTCGAGCGTGGGCGCGCCGCCCTTGCCTTTGGCGACCTTGATGTTGGTGGTGGTGGACGAATCTTTGAAGAGCATCACCTCTTGCTCGCGCTCGAGGATGAGCGTGCCCTTGGTGCCAAAGACGCACTCGCCATAGCCACCATAGCCGTTGCCGTTGATTGACGAGTAGCTGACGACAATGCGCTTGGCGGGGTCGCTCTCGTAGCCGGGCGCCGGGAACTCGAACATGCAATGGACATGGTCGTCGATATCGCGATCGTCGGGAAAGACGTTGCGACAGCCAATGCCCGAGACGCGCAGCGGCTGCACCTTTTCGCCCTTTTCGTTCATGGCGCTGATGAAGATGCTCGACGCGTCGAGTTGATGGCTGCCGAGTTCGGCCATCAGTCCGCCGCCCGTGCGGTTCCAAAGCCGCCAGCGAATCAACTCTTCGAGCGGGGAGCAGACGTAGCCGCTGGGCCGGGTGGTTTGCTGGTAGCCGTGCTTGGCGGCATCGACATCGGCGTCTTTGACCTGCTGTTCCAGGATGCGCTTTTTCGTCATCAGCTTTTCCATGTCGCCCGGCTTGGCGGAGGCCAGTTGCTCGTTGAGCTTGGCGAGATCCTTGGTCAGTTGTTCCGGCAGCGGTTGTTGCCAGCTATCTTTGCCGGGCAGATTGCCGCGATGCCACTGGGCGCGAATGTGATGCAGATCGCCGATCAACCCGCGATGGATCAAGTCTTTGGCGTTGTCGTACAGAATGCTGTAGTGGCGTTGGTGGCCGGTGGCGAGCAGCTTGCCGGTCTGCCGCGAGACGCGTCCCATGTCTTTGCACTGGCTCACGCTGTGGGCCATGAGCTTTTCGGTCAGCACGTGCTTGCCGGCCTGCATGGCCTCGATGGCGACGGGCGCATGCAGGTGGAGAGGCAGGGCGATGATCACCGCCTCGATATCGGGGTCTTTGAGCAGTTCTTTGTAATCGCCGTAAACCTTGACGTGCTTTTTGGCTTCGTCCTCAGACTTCCAGTCGTACTTGCTCAATAGGCCCGGCCGAGCCTTGAGCGCCGAGGCGCTCGACTCGTCGCCATGAAACGCGCGATAGATGTTGAACGGTCGAATATCGGCGATCGCCATCACCTGCACATATTGCGGCGTATGGGCGCCAATGAGCACGCTGCCTTCGTCGCCTGTGCCGATGACGCCCACGCGGACCGGGTCGCCGGTGATTTGCTGATAGCCGAAGTAGGCGGCGCCGAGCCCCGCGCCGGAGACAACGCCGGCCGCGATGGTCCCTTGCAGAAACTCGCGGCGCGTCAGATCGCTGCCGATGGCGGAGTGGAAGTTGCCTTTGCCGACTGTGACTTCTTCTGGTGTGAGATTTCGCATCAGGACAACCCTTGCTCACGCTTGCCAAATAGTGGACGCGTCACGAGATGATGGATGAAAAAGTCAAGCCCGCCCCAACGACCGACGGGAAGCGCCGCCAGCGCGAACAGGGCCATCATCTCCACGAATTCTTTGTTCACGATCAGCGATCGGCCGGCCGCCGGCGGGGCAGGGGGGTAAAGCCCTGGCAGTTCGGGCTGAGCCAGCACAATCGACAACAAAAAGAGCGCGCCGCCAAAGGCCGCCAGCCGCGAGAACAAGCCCGCGATCAGACAGAGCCCAATGGCGATATTGCTATAGGTGACAAGCTGATCCATCGAAAAACCGGAGCGATCGAGCAGCGAAGGGACGACATCGGGGGTCTTGTTGACCACAGCCGAGAGCTCGCGGCGAGCCTCTTGTTGCCAGGCGTCTAGCTGCTTGACCCAGCCCTTGAGCTTGGCTTGCAACTCTTGCTGCTTGTCCCAATTACGTTTGCGCTGGAAGTCGAGTTCACTATTGGGGGCCGTTTTGGCGGCCTCGAATCGCTCTAACTCGTGAAAATAGGTCTCAATGTCGTCCTTGTTCTCGGCGAAAAAGTCGCTGATCTGCTCCTTGCGGGCGGCCACCACACGGTCGGCCAGCGCCGCCTGCGACTCGCTGAGGGTGAACTTTTGGGCCAAGGCGGCGCGATCGGCGTCGAGCCGGGCAATGGCGTTCTTTTCGTCGAGCCGCTCGCGACCCCAAAAGTCGGGGATCAGCTCGTGAAAGCGATCGGCCAGGGGCCCCTTGGCCTGGCTGAGGAAGCCGGACGAGCTGAAGTTGGCACTCTCCAGCTTGCCAATGCCTTGGTAGAGAAAGTGCCAGCCGATCGTGACGCGGAGGAGCACCAGCATCACGACGCCGGCCAAACTAATGCGAAACATAGGCGGGCTCGGGACAAGGACTTGCGGAATGGATGGCGGGCGAGGTCGGAACGCTGGGCATCGCAGTTCCGACCTATCCCCCTCGGGGCAGAACCACATTATAGCCGGGTCACAGGGGCTTACCTAGCAGTTGAACGGCCGACCGTGCAGTTGCAGCGTAGCAGATGCGTGGCTCAAAAAGCAAAAAGCCCGCGACGGATGGAGTTGCGGGGAATGTGATTACCGCAGAGGCGCCGAGACGGGAGGTCGCCATCGGTTGGCATGCGCTAATGTGCTGCTGATGGAATGAGGGATCAGGTGAGCAGTGGGGCAGGTGAGGCGGCCCCGTAGGCCGCCAGAGAAGCAGCGAATCGAATTGCGCTCAAAATGCGAATACAGGGGGGGTGGACTCCGAAAACGGCTGTCCGAAAACAAATGCGAATCGCGATTCTGTTTTTTTAAGTTGCATCTGCGCCACAGTTTGCGATGCAGTCGCCTGGCGAATCGAGGGCTTGGGTTTTCGGAGTTTTCGGAATTGGGTACCGCATTTCGCATCGATTCGCCACGCATCGTTCGCAGATGTAGTGGCCGGGCGGCGCGACGCCACTAGTGGTAGTGGTCGCAATTCGGAGGGCACTCTGAAAACCCTGCCCGTCTCCGAAAACCAGCCGTTGAGAGAAAGACAACGCGAAGCGAGATTGGCGCTGACCAATTACTTCCGCGGTTCATCCGGAGCGAGTTTCTTGGGAGGGTCGTTGGTCACCTTGAGGCTTTGGCAAATCGCTCGAATCCAACTCGGGTCAATCTTGGCGCGGCGATCTCTAAAAAACAGAAATCCACCAAATTTGCCATCGTTTGTTTGCCACTGAAAATGGGCTCCTATCAGAAAAGAAATGCAGCAATCCCTCAATATCGTCACGGAACAAAGTCTCTACACGCCCCTCCCTTGGATGGATGATTAATTTGCTGTTGGTCGCGTAAAAAGTATGCGACACGACCTCTTCAGGCGTCATGGACCAGCGAAAGTTGTCAGCATCTGCTTCGAAGCATGCCAATCGAAATCTTGCTCTGGTGAGCCGTCGCGACGCCGGCGACAGCTTGGACATCGCATCAAAATACTGAGACATTTCGGTTGTATCTTCAGGTGGCCCGACGCCCAGATCACTCAAGCCGTGCGAGAATCGAGAAGCGACTGATCCATTGGGTGGCAACTTGTTCTCAGCTAGCTCGGGTGGCAAGCTCAGCTCCATGCCGCCAAAGTGACACGGCACCCAGTTGTCTGGTATCGAGGTTTCTGGCATGTCGCCGCATGCAATCGCATGGATGTCGTACAGATCGAGGCGACGCGCGGAATACACCCAGAGAAAATGAAGGCGGTAGTGGAACACGATTCCTACCACCACCGCCAAGAGCACAACGAACGCGATACTAAAAGGGTGCAGAACAAACGGGCGCCAGCGCCGCGGAGCGGCGAGCGGTTCGGCGCCCGGAGGGTCGCTTTGCTGCGGAATCATGGGAATCCTGGAATGTCAGGGGTATGCTAACCCCACCAGCGACAATCCCCAATCCATTCGAAGCAAACTATTGGCGGTACGACGGAGGTTCTTTCCATGATCGACGCGAATTATTCGCGAGCATCGCGGCTGGGATTGTGGACGGCGGCGCTTGTAGGAGTGATCTTCACGGCGGTTGCGACCAATGCCGCCCGTGGGCAGGACGCCGATGATCCGGTGGTGACGGTGTACGACGTCGATCCCAATTGGCCCCAGCGGCCAAACGAGGTCAGCGGCAAGGGATGGGTTTCGGGCTTGGCGATCGACGCTGAGGATCGCGTGTGGTTGTTTCGCAAGAGCGATGATCCGGTCCAGGTCTACACGGCGGCCGGCGATTTTGTGCGTACCTGGGGGCGAGGCCTGTTTCTGAACCCCCATCAACTGCGCATTGACCACGAAGGCAACGTGTGGGTCGCTGATTTTGGATTTCACGTTGTGCAGAAGTTCACGCCAGAAGGACAACTGCTGCTGACACTCGGAGTGCGCGGCGAAAAGGGGGAGGACGAGCGGCACTTCAACATGCCCACTGACATGGCGATCACTCCGTCGGGCGATATCTTTGTCAGCGATGGGTACGGCAATCGCCGCATTGTCCACTTCACCAAGGAGGGCAAATTCGTCAAGACATTCGGCACGGCCGGCGGCGGGCCGGGGCAGTTTGTGTTGCCGCACGCCATTGTCGTCGACGCCAGCGGCGTGCTCTACATCGCCGATCGCAACAGCGGCCGCATTCAACTGTTCAACCAGGACGGCAAGTTTCTCGACCAATGGTCGAACGTGCTGATGCCGTGGGGGCTGAGCATGACGCGCGACAACGAGCTGTGGGTCTGCGGGTCGTCGCCGCATTGGTGGTATCGGCACGGGGTATATCCCGAATACAAGGACCAGTTGCTGATGCGCTTCGCGAGCAACGGCCGCGCGATGCAAACTTGGACGCTACCGCTGGGGGACATCGGCGCGAACAAGGACCAGCCCGATACCTCAAGAATCAAGCCGGGCGAGACGGTCGGCGCGCATTGCATCGCGCAAGATTCGCGGGGCAACGTGTACGTCGGCGACATTTACGGAGAGCGGGCGCAGAAATTCGTACCGGTGTCGAAGCGATAATGCAAGGGCGACAACCCACCGCAATGCCTCTCCGTGAGCATGTCGGTTTGTGTGAGGGAGGCGGTTTGTCCCTCACTTGTCGCGACGCGGCATGACCGATTTGGGGTTCTTCCCACCGGTGGGTTAAGATGAAGTCCCCGCGAGCGGGAGCGCTCGCGCTGTTTGCCAAGTTAGGTCGACTTGGGTTTGAGCTTACCTGACAGCAGTTCGTCAAGTTGCTGTTTCACGCCAAGCGTACCCACCCATTGACGCATATAGGCCAAGTCCAGCGCCCCTGCTTGCACGGCAAAGACGCCGGCGGCGTCTTGTAGCTGGCGGTCCGACGGCGTGATCTGGTTCCAGTACAACTTATGCAAGATGAGGTCCTCGGCGGTGGCCAGAGGCGCTCGCCTGCCGAATAGATCGACCACTACGCGGCGAGCGAAGGCGGCCTGTTCGTAGGAATTGTCGCGCAAAACCCAGAAATCCGCCTTCAACGCGGATTGCTCGTCCAGCACGTTGAACTGATGCGGTGGACGAAGCGCGGCGCGCACCGATTGCGATTGCACAAAAAACCCGGGCTCGAATGCCAACACGAACCGCTCGACGCTGGCGAGATCCAAGACCAACACAAAATCGAGGTCGTGCGTCGTGCGCGGAATGCCCCAATAATTGCTGGCCATCGAGCCAGTCAACATGTAGGCCATCCCTGTTTGATCGAGTCGCTCAACCACTTCGATTAGGAAATCGGCTTCGCTTCTCATGCGCGGCTGAGCTCAATGCGACGACGCAATTCTCGTTCTACTTCGGCATCGTCGGCGTCGGGGAATTGTCGGCGGATTCCGGCCCGCGCGACGTTACAGGCGAATTCGTGCAGGTCGAGCGCGATCCGGAGTCGCTGTTCGCCGGTCATCGCGCGATACAACTCGATTTGCCTTGCCAGCGCGGCTTCAGGGGTCATTGCGGCGCCTCAAAAACGGGAACGGCGGCGCTCACTACGCCACGGGTCAGCAACGTGTGATCCTCCAGATAGACGTGGGCTGCTCGGTCGCAACCCAACGCACTCGCGGCTAACTCGTCGCTAATA
It contains:
- a CDS encoding ABC transporter ATP-binding protein, giving the protein MDSTPAEIDATPHANGRQPVFEAYGVTKTYHMGEVDVHALRGIDLMLYEGEFVVFLGPSGSGKSTLLNILGGLDVPSSGVVKYHDNDLTAADDKELTAYRRNHVGFVFQFYNLIPSLTARENVELVTDISRDPMPSAEALRLVGLGERMNHFPAQMSGGEQQRVAIARAVAKRPAVLLCDEPTGALDIQTGIVVLEVIDRVNRELGTTTAVITHNQAIADMADRVIHLADGRITGIDENPRKLAPHELKW
- a CDS encoding FtsX-like permease family protein, producing MRKLDRKMLRDLWNMKEQAVAISLVISCGVATFVMALSTLSSLQLTQQTYYDRFRFADVFTQLKRAPLSLADRIAEIPGVSRVDPRIVMDVTLDVQGLAEPAVGRLISVPETHEPDLNAIYLRRGRYIQPGHSEEVLVSEGFADAHGFELGDSVAAIINRRKKMLKIVGIALSPEYIYQIRAGGLIPDDKRFGVFWMGRRPLEAAFDMDGAFNSLSLLLMPGANGEEVLRRLDLLTEPYGGTGAYLRKDQVSHQLLTNEMDQLRAMSLIAPSIFLSVAAFLLNVVVARIIVAQREQIAALKAFGYTNVDIGLHYIKMVLLITVVGDVLGVALGTWIGRSLTGIYARFYHFPVLTFQLNPDIVMLALFISGGAAVIGSIGSVRRAVKLPPAEAMRPEPPANFRATLLERMGLTALLSPSMRMILRHLERQPIKSALSSVGISMALSVLILGSFSIDALDYIIDVQYNFAQRYDVDVAFYQPRPARALHELEQLPGVMRTEPYRAVPVRLRLGHRSRRVAIAGYVPNAELQRPIDENVQPIHLPKQGLALGVKLAELLDARLGDVVTVEVMEGNRQVRHVPVSAIVSEFIGAGAYMDIHALNRLLQEGATISGGYLMTDAAKVDALYDTLKHTPDVAAVNVREVSINNFKKTIAENMLRMRLFNVAFATIIACGVVYNSARIALAERSRELASLRVLGFTRGEISTILLGELAVLTLAAIPLGMALGTGFAWFLTSRLDTDLFRIPLVIDPQTFAFAVIVVLAAAIASGLVVRRKLDHLDLVAVLKSRE
- a CDS encoding HlyD family efflux transporter periplasmic adaptor subunit, coding for MRRLIPIVVALAIAAAIAYAFWPKPLPVDFEPVSAGPMTVTVDEEGKTRIKERYIVSAPLGGQLQRIELDPGDPVKTGETLLAVIEPTDPALLDSRTIAETEARVKASEANVQQSNTAVERARVALEFAQNDLQRTQKLRERQQATLEELENADMLLRTRREDLQAAEFAVQIAKFELEQAQAALVRTKPGPRSPGETTNVAINSPITGTVLRVLQESATVVTPGVQLIELGDPRELEVEVDVLSSDAVKIDPGDHVWLEHWGGDRPLAGRVRRVDPAGFTKVSALGVEEQRVNVIIDFDDQYENRQSLGDAYRVEAKIVVWEEPQVLRVPASALFRVGEDWAVYRVNDTRAHLTKIEVGQTNALYAQVLSGLKAGDTVISHPSDKINDGVRVVKR
- a CDS encoding Gfo/Idh/MocA family oxidoreductase, producing the protein MRNLTPEEVTVGKGNFHSAIGSDLTRREFLQGTIAAGVVSGAGLGAAYFGYQQITGDPVRVGVIGTGDEGSVLIGAHTPQYVQVMAIADIRPFNIYRAFHGDESSASALKARPGLLSKYDWKSEDEAKKHVKVYGDYKELLKDPDIEAVIIALPLHLHAPVAIEAMQAGKHVLTEKLMAHSVSQCKDMGRVSRQTGKLLATGHQRHYSILYDNAKDLIHRGLIGDLHHIRAQWHRGNLPGKDSWQQPLPEQLTKDLAKLNEQLASAKPGDMEKLMTKKRILEQQVKDADVDAAKHGYQQTTRPSGYVCSPLEELIRWRLWNRTGGGLMAELGSHQLDASSIFISAMNEKGEKVQPLRVSGIGCRNVFPDDRDIDDHVHCMFEFPAPGYESDPAKRIVVSYSSINGNGYGGYGECVFGTKGTLILEREQEVMLFKDSSTTTNIKVAKGKGGAPTLDTTDSGGGPAAAVGKQALESGPVSRGYTEEIEHWAWCIRNPSAENQPKCKPEVAMADAIIALVSNQAMAERRLIEFKKEWFDIASDETPNGVPPSVKNA
- a CDS encoding peptidyl-alpha-hydroxyglycine alpha-amidating lyase family protein: MIDANYSRASRLGLWTAALVGVIFTAVATNAARGQDADDPVVTVYDVDPNWPQRPNEVSGKGWVSGLAIDAEDRVWLFRKSDDPVQVYTAAGDFVRTWGRGLFLNPHQLRIDHEGNVWVADFGFHVVQKFTPEGQLLLTLGVRGEKGEDERHFNMPTDMAITPSGDIFVSDGYGNRRIVHFTKEGKFVKTFGTAGGGPGQFVLPHAIVVDASGVLYIADRNSGRIQLFNQDGKFLDQWSNVLMPWGLSMTRDNELWVCGSSPHWWYRHGVYPEYKDQLLMRFASNGRAMQTWTLPLGDIGANKDQPDTSRIKPGETVGAHCIAQDSRGNVYVGDIYGERAQKFVPVSKR